The following proteins come from a genomic window of Natrinema saccharevitans:
- a CDS encoding NAD-dependent epimerase/dehydratase family protein yields MTLDDRTVLVTGGAGFIGSNLANHLAADNDVTVVDDQYLGTPENLAEDVEFVDASVLEDDLPTDVDVVFHLAALSSYAMHEEDPTTGARVNVEGFVNVVEQARRDGCDTVVYASTSSIYGSRTEPSPEDMDVGVNTGYEASKLARERYGEYFSNHYDVSMAGMRFFSVYQGYGGAEEHKGEYANVIAQFADDIANGESPVLYGDGTQTRDFTHVSDIVRGLEGAAAAELDGIYNLGTGEAYDFETVVGMINDELGTDVVPEYVENPIPEDVYVHDTCADASKIREAIGWEPQIDFEEGIRRVCAQYTED; encoded by the coding sequence ATGACTCTGGACGATCGGACCGTTCTCGTCACCGGCGGGGCGGGATTCATCGGCTCGAACCTGGCGAACCACCTCGCCGCGGACAACGACGTGACCGTCGTCGACGACCAGTATCTGGGCACCCCCGAGAACCTCGCCGAGGACGTGGAGTTCGTCGACGCGAGCGTCCTCGAGGACGACCTGCCGACGGACGTCGACGTCGTCTTCCACCTCGCGGCGCTGTCGTCCTATGCGATGCACGAGGAGGACCCGACCACGGGCGCTCGCGTGAACGTCGAGGGCTTCGTCAACGTCGTCGAGCAGGCCCGGCGGGACGGCTGTGACACGGTGGTCTACGCCTCGACCTCGTCGATCTACGGCAGCCGCACCGAGCCCTCGCCCGAGGACATGGACGTGGGCGTCAACACCGGCTACGAGGCCTCGAAGCTCGCCCGGGAGCGCTACGGCGAGTACTTCTCGAACCACTACGACGTGTCGATGGCCGGCATGCGCTTTTTCTCGGTCTATCAGGGCTACGGCGGCGCGGAGGAACACAAGGGCGAGTACGCCAACGTGATCGCGCAGTTCGCCGACGACATCGCAAACGGCGAGTCGCCGGTGCTGTACGGCGACGGCACCCAGACCCGGGACTTCACCCACGTCTCCGACATCGTCCGCGGACTCGAGGGGGCCGCGGCGGCCGAACTCGACGGGATCTACAACCTCGGAACCGGGGAGGCCTACGACTTCGAGACGGTCGTCGGGATGATCAACGACGAACTGGGGACCGACGTGGTGCCCGAGTACGTCGAAAATCCCATCCCCGAGGACGTGTACGTCCACGACACCTGCGCCGACGCCTCGAAGATCCGCGAGGCGATCGGCTGGGAACCCCAGATCGACTTCGAGGAGGGGATCCGGCGGGTCTGTGCGCAGTACACCGAAGACTGA
- a CDS encoding MFS transporter — translation MRLLSNPYRRRWIGWGLLVGAFFLVSLHRSSTAVLSGELMRAFDTTATSLGLLHSSFFYLYAAFQVPAGLLTDRYGARAIAAAGTAVMSAGAVAFGLASTYPVAFGGRVLVGLGASVLFVAALRFCANWFRPDEFGTMTGATFSVGILGGLAATTPLAIAISRLGWRGSLVGLGAAGLAAAVGILLVSHDSPADAGLEPIDDVPDRPDVTDAATLKRYVSDAVREPETWLLGIMLFFMTGIGITIFGLWGIPYLVQTHGISVTEASVYLLVGNVGGMIGPTAFGWLSDRSGKRTGLIVFSTVVFGLTWTVFAVFGTVPLLLVGAIFLFSRVLRGGVPLAFTVIKERHPEGASGTVIGIVNTMGWVGAAVFPVVLGAALDAYWTGDTVNGTRVYTEFGYQVAFAIAAAAGLLAAACATVLYVRTRADRSLESGTDIDQQAS, via the coding sequence GTGAGACTGCTTTCGAACCCGTATCGACGGCGCTGGATCGGCTGGGGACTGCTCGTGGGGGCCTTCTTCCTCGTGAGCCTCCACCGGTCGTCGACCGCGGTCCTCTCGGGAGAGCTGATGCGCGCGTTCGATACGACGGCGACCAGCCTCGGCCTGCTGCACTCCTCGTTTTTCTACCTGTACGCGGCGTTTCAGGTGCCCGCGGGGCTCCTGACGGACCGGTACGGTGCGCGGGCGATCGCCGCGGCTGGGACCGCCGTGATGAGCGCCGGCGCGGTCGCGTTCGGCCTGGCGTCGACCTATCCGGTCGCGTTCGGCGGCCGCGTGCTGGTCGGGCTGGGGGCCAGCGTCCTCTTCGTCGCGGCGCTGCGGTTCTGTGCGAACTGGTTTCGCCCCGACGAGTTCGGCACGATGACGGGCGCGACGTTCAGCGTCGGCATTCTGGGCGGCCTCGCGGCGACGACGCCGCTGGCGATCGCCATTTCGCGACTCGGCTGGCGGGGGTCGCTGGTCGGCCTCGGTGCTGCGGGCCTCGCGGCCGCGGTCGGCATCCTCCTCGTCTCCCACGACTCGCCGGCCGACGCCGGCCTCGAGCCGATCGACGACGTGCCGGATCGCCCGGACGTGACCGACGCCGCGACGCTCAAGCGATACGTCTCGGACGCGGTTCGCGAACCGGAAACGTGGCTGCTGGGGATCATGCTCTTTTTCATGACCGGGATCGGGATCACGATCTTCGGCCTGTGGGGGATCCCCTATCTCGTCCAGACCCACGGGATCTCCGTGACCGAGGCCTCGGTCTACCTGCTCGTGGGCAACGTCGGCGGCATGATCGGCCCGACGGCCTTCGGCTGGCTCTCGGATCGATCGGGGAAGCGAACCGGCCTCATCGTCTTCTCGACGGTCGTGTTCGGGCTGACCTGGACGGTCTTCGCCGTCTTCGGGACCGTCCCCCTGTTGCTCGTCGGCGCGATCTTCCTCTTCTCCCGGGTCCTTCGCGGCGGCGTGCCGCTCGCCTTTACCGTCATCAAGGAACGCCACCCGGAGGGAGCGAGCGGGACCGTGATCGGAATCGTCAACACGATGGGCTGGGTCGGCGCGGCCGTCTTCCCGGTCGTCCTCGGGGCCGCCCTCGACGCCTACTGGACCGGCGACACCGTCAACGGGACGCGCGTCTACACCGAGTTCGGCTATCAGGTCGCGTTCGCCATCGCGGCCGCCGCGGGGCTGCTCGCCGCGGCCTGTGCAACCGTACTCTACGTCCGGACGCGCGCCGACCGGTCCCTCGAGTCCGGCACCGATATCGACCAGCAGGCGAGCTGA
- a CDS encoding MaoC family dehydratase, translating into MRYYEDIEVGETREFGEYHVTKAEVLEFAERYDPQPFHTDEEAAEESAFGELVASGWHTAAMCMRMLVDGPIQDRASMGARGVDELRWKQPVKPGDTLSVRTEIVDKRVSESDPTRGYVDSKLEGINQDGDVVISWIGLGMIARRPDDGEE; encoded by the coding sequence ATGCGCTACTACGAGGACATCGAGGTCGGGGAGACCCGGGAGTTCGGCGAGTACCACGTGACCAAAGCGGAGGTACTCGAGTTCGCCGAGCGCTACGACCCACAGCCGTTCCACACGGACGAGGAGGCCGCCGAAGAGTCCGCGTTCGGCGAGCTGGTCGCCTCCGGCTGGCACACCGCCGCGATGTGTATGCGGATGCTCGTCGACGGCCCGATCCAGGACCGCGCCAGTATGGGCGCTCGCGGCGTCGACGAACTCCGGTGGAAGCAGCCGGTCAAACCCGGTGACACGCTCTCGGTCCGGACCGAGATCGTCGACAAACGCGTCTCCGAGAGCGATCCGACCCGCGGCTACGTCGACAGCAAACTCGAGGGGATCAACCAGGACGGCGACGTGGTCATCTCCTGGATCGGGCTGGGCATGATCGCCCGCCGACCGGACGACGGGGAGGAGTGA
- a CDS encoding carboxymuconolactone decarboxylase family protein: protein MARVPLLEAADLPEEYRYLFTENDVGDAHIFQAMANAPELLQWYMRYSTRLWDVLPAREREVVILAAARALEHEYEWHQHVRLGREAGVTDAEITAISEGDLAALADRDAALVAYARSVALGDPRDGDHDRLGEYYDVETVVGVAMLAAHYVATARVLDAFDVATEEAFVGWQP from the coding sequence ATGGCCCGGGTGCCGCTGCTCGAGGCCGCCGACCTCCCCGAGGAGTACCGCTATCTGTTCACCGAGAACGACGTCGGCGACGCCCACATCTTCCAAGCGATGGCCAACGCGCCGGAGCTGCTACAGTGGTACATGCGCTACTCGACGCGGCTCTGGGACGTCCTGCCGGCGCGCGAACGCGAGGTAGTCATTCTGGCGGCCGCCCGCGCCCTCGAGCACGAGTACGAGTGGCACCAGCACGTTCGGCTGGGCCGCGAGGCCGGCGTGACCGACGCCGAGATCACCGCTATCAGCGAGGGCGACCTCGCGGCGCTGGCGGACCGCGACGCGGCGCTGGTCGCGTACGCACGTAGCGTCGCCCTCGGCGATCCCCGCGACGGTGACCACGACCGACTCGGCGAGTACTACGACGTCGAGACCGTCGTCGGCGTCGCCATGTTAGCCGCTCACTACGTCGCGACGGCCCGGGTGCTGGATGCGTTCGACGTCGCAACCGAGGAGGCGTTCGTCGGCTGGCAGCCCTGA
- a CDS encoding adenine nucleotide alpha hydrolase family protein: MTFVVPFDGSELAEAALVRAVEYDAALEEGIAAVVVVPERKGYAREKGWIDEDEPYDVDAVVERLRDRVRTLAPSAAFECERIREFPPEERLAGHIERLIRNHDPSVVFLGSDNVGRVVTPLTSVGVHVAADESYDVFVVRQPTPPTLEALDPHPDFYRDTGST, encoded by the coding sequence ATGACCTTCGTCGTCCCGTTCGATGGATCGGAACTCGCTGAAGCCGCGCTCGTCAGAGCCGTCGAGTACGACGCCGCACTCGAGGAGGGGATCGCGGCCGTCGTCGTCGTCCCGGAGCGAAAGGGATACGCGCGGGAGAAAGGCTGGATCGACGAGGACGAACCGTACGACGTCGATGCGGTCGTCGAACGCCTTCGCGACCGAGTCCGGACGCTCGCGCCGTCGGCGGCGTTCGAGTGCGAACGGATCCGCGAGTTTCCGCCCGAAGAACGGCTCGCCGGCCATATCGAGCGACTGATACGAAACCACGATCCGAGCGTCGTGTTCCTCGGAAGCGACAACGTCGGCCGCGTCGTGACGCCGCTGACGAGCGTCGGCGTCCACGTCGCCGCCGACGAATCGTACGACGTCTTCGTCGTTCGCCAGCCGACGCCGCCGACGCTCGAGGCCCTCGATCCCCATCCCGACTTCTACCGGGACACGGGCTCGACGTAG
- a CDS encoding DUF2267 domain-containing protein, translating to MNFDEFTGDVQHRLELPGTGETVRAIRATLVTLGQRLPEGAAEDLAASLPMEIDWYLTGAVDEHGQRFDWREFVSRVSDIENTDPSDAAYHARVIVDLVRTQVPESDFRQLRDQLPEDQSDENWEKLFEIVDAGGWGDAEEAQTGGGPQPDGE from the coding sequence ATGAACTTCGACGAGTTTACCGGCGACGTCCAGCATCGGCTCGAGCTACCCGGAACCGGCGAGACCGTCCGCGCGATCAGGGCCACGCTCGTGACGCTCGGCCAGCGGCTCCCGGAGGGCGCGGCCGAGGACCTCGCGGCCTCGCTGCCCATGGAAATCGACTGGTACCTGACCGGAGCAGTCGACGAACACGGCCAGCGGTTCGACTGGCGGGAGTTCGTCTCGCGGGTGAGCGACATCGAGAACACGGATCCGTCCGACGCCGCGTACCACGCCCGCGTTATTGTCGATCTCGTCCGGACGCAGGTTCCGGAGTCGGACTTCCGGCAACTCCGCGACCAACTTCCCGAGGACCAGTCGGACGAGAACTGGGAGAAGCTGTTCGAAATCGTCGACGCCGGCGGCTGGGGCGACGCCGAAGAGGCCCAGACCGGCGGCGGGCCACAACCCGACGGCGAGTGA
- a CDS encoding universal stress protein translates to MYDRILVPTDGREETERAIDEAIALAAEHDATLHALYVVNSAAIAPGIEFSDLEDVGRQAVEHVRDRATAAGVDRVSCAVTHGLRHRAILDYAADSDVDLIVIGRHRELDHLVRGSVSKRVSEEATVPVLLVE, encoded by the coding sequence GTGTACGACCGAATTCTCGTTCCGACCGACGGGCGCGAGGAGACCGAACGGGCGATCGACGAAGCGATCGCGCTCGCCGCCGAACACGACGCGACGCTCCACGCGCTGTACGTGGTCAACTCCGCCGCGATCGCGCCCGGCATCGAGTTCAGCGATCTCGAGGACGTCGGCAGACAGGCGGTCGAGCACGTCCGCGATCGGGCGACGGCTGCCGGTGTCGATCGAGTCTCGTGTGCCGTGACACACGGCCTCCGTCATCGCGCGATTCTCGACTACGCCGCCGACAGCGATGTCGACCTGATCGTCATCGGTCGCCATCGGGAACTCGACCATCTCGTTCGCGGGAGCGTGTCGAAACGCGTCTCCGAGGAGGCGACGGTCCCGGTGTTGCTCGTCGAGTGA
- a CDS encoding universal stress protein: MSPTTDTIESVLLPTDGSDGALVGAKRGADLAAMADATVHVLSVVDASAIEGVASVLESDLDEQRAALEDDAESAVASVSSMVQDRYPDCEVTTTTDRGRPFRVIDRYVEENDIDVVAMGTKGRTGVRRVVLGSVTENVLRTVEAPILVVPPAASDAPLTEDTVRNVLLPTDGSDGAAVAVDWGLALATAFDAMTHAIYSVDTRRFSPQAEPGEILAELERPGEDALESVRERARERGCSLTGTIATGPPARVVLDYADGNDIDLIAMGTHGRSGLERHFLGSVTENVVRNAELPVVCVPMSGA; the protein is encoded by the coding sequence ATGTCTCCGACAACAGATACGATCGAGTCGGTTCTCTTGCCGACGGACGGCAGTGACGGCGCGCTCGTGGGGGCGAAACGGGGCGCGGATCTCGCCGCGATGGCCGATGCGACCGTTCACGTCCTCTCGGTCGTCGACGCGTCGGCGATCGAGGGGGTCGCGTCCGTTCTCGAGTCGGATCTGGACGAACAGCGGGCCGCCCTCGAGGACGACGCCGAGTCGGCCGTCGCGTCCGTCTCGTCGATGGTCCAGGACCGGTATCCGGACTGCGAGGTCACGACGACGACCGACCGGGGGAGGCCCTTTCGGGTCATCGACCGCTACGTCGAGGAAAACGACATCGACGTCGTCGCGATGGGAACGAAGGGACGAACGGGTGTCAGACGCGTCGTTCTCGGAAGCGTGACCGAAAACGTCCTCCGGACCGTCGAGGCCCCGATACTCGTCGTGCCGCCGGCGGCGAGCGACGCGCCGCTCACCGAGGACACCGTCCGGAACGTCCTCCTGCCGACGGACGGCAGCGACGGTGCCGCGGTCGCCGTCGACTGGGGACTGGCGCTCGCGACCGCCTTCGACGCGATGACCCACGCGATCTACTCGGTCGACACGAGACGGTTCTCGCCGCAGGCAGAGCCCGGCGAGATCCTAGCCGAACTCGAGCGTCCCGGGGAGGACGCCCTCGAGTCGGTCCGCGAACGCGCGCGAGAGCGCGGCTGCAGCCTCACGGGTACGATCGCAACGGGACCGCCGGCGAGGGTCGTCCTGGACTACGCCGACGGCAACGATATCGATCTCATCGCGATGGGGACACACGGCCGCTCGGGACTCGAGCGACACTTCCTCGGAAGCGTGACCGAAAACGTCGTCCGGAACGCCGAGTTGCCGGTGGTTTGCGTTCCGATGAGCGGCGCCTGA
- a CDS encoding universal stress protein, which yields MGERLLVAYDGSEPAKDALEYAIETFPEAELTALYVVPVPDGYWMAFRDPEDRVPATERGRDEGRDILEEAVDLAADHGRDLETEIATGKPDQEIIESATTDGYETIVIGSHGRDRMSRVLLGSVAEKVVRRSPIPVIVARD from the coding sequence ATGGGTGAGCGACTCCTCGTTGCCTACGACGGGTCAGAACCGGCGAAAGACGCACTCGAGTACGCGATCGAGACGTTTCCGGAGGCGGAGCTTACCGCCCTGTACGTCGTTCCGGTTCCGGACGGGTACTGGATGGCGTTTCGGGACCCCGAGGATCGGGTTCCGGCCACCGAACGCGGCCGCGATGAGGGACGCGATATCCTCGAGGAAGCGGTCGATCTCGCCGCGGACCACGGCCGCGATCTCGAGACCGAAATCGCGACCGGAAAGCCGGATCAGGAGATTATCGAGTCGGCCACGACGGACGGCTACGAGACGATCGTTATCGGCAGCCACGGCCGCGACCGAATGTCGCGCGTCTTGCTCGGCAGCGTCGCCGAAAAAGTGGTTCGCCGATCGCCGATTCCAGTTATCGTCGCCCGCGACTGA
- a CDS encoding CNNM domain-containing protein encodes MEPVEIGVRLVAGIALILANAFFVAIEFALTRVRQYPESEFDKPGLRRAWEMTNELEIYLTSCQVGISGTSIAVGIIAEPALATIIRPVFENTALASAGAGAVLAFVIINLLHLTHGEQTPTYLGVERTKFVARYGATPLYWFAKLLSPVIWFGDAVAKWTLHRFGIEMTGAWLETETEIIETRAELRNRLASVLEQGDVPDDRREEIINALTVGDRPVEDEMTPVEDVTFLSTTASTAENVDRIGSSPHTRFPLIEEAPESFVGIVYAPTVVDRIDDLRNGDASFADIATPPMTLPADMHVSDAIDELQAAQQELALVEADGTVVGLLTATDALEALVGDFEDPLVVNDGLLQKRS; translated from the coding sequence ATGGAACCCGTCGAAATCGGCGTTCGGTTGGTCGCCGGCATCGCTCTCATTCTGGCAAACGCCTTCTTCGTCGCGATCGAGTTCGCGCTCACTCGCGTTCGACAGTATCCCGAGTCCGAGTTCGACAAACCGGGGCTGCGGCGCGCGTGGGAGATGACCAACGAACTCGAGATCTATCTAACCAGCTGTCAGGTGGGCATCAGCGGGACGAGCATCGCCGTCGGCATCATCGCCGAACCGGCCCTCGCGACGATCATCCGTCCCGTCTTCGAGAACACCGCACTCGCCTCCGCGGGTGCCGGTGCCGTCCTCGCGTTCGTTATCATCAACCTCCTTCATCTCACCCACGGCGAACAGACGCCGACCTACCTCGGCGTCGAGCGAACGAAGTTCGTCGCGAGGTACGGGGCCACCCCGCTGTACTGGTTCGCGAAACTCCTCTCGCCCGTGATCTGGTTCGGAGACGCCGTCGCGAAGTGGACGCTACACCGGTTCGGGATCGAGATGACCGGTGCGTGGCTCGAGACCGAGACGGAGATCATCGAAACGCGTGCCGAACTCCGGAACCGACTCGCGTCGGTCCTCGAGCAGGGCGACGTCCCGGACGACCGCCGGGAGGAGATCATCAACGCCCTGACCGTCGGCGACCGGCCGGTCGAGGACGAGATGACGCCCGTCGAGGACGTCACCTTCCTCTCGACGACGGCTTCCACCGCGGAGAACGTCGATCGGATCGGCTCGAGCCCACACACCCGGTTTCCGCTGATCGAGGAGGCCCCCGAGTCGTTCGTCGGCATCGTCTACGCTCCGACGGTCGTCGACCGGATCGACGACCTGCGAAACGGCGACGCGTCCTTCGCCGACATCGCGACGCCGCCGATGACGCTGCCCGCCGACATGCACGTCAGCGACGCGATCGACGAACTACAGGCGGCACAGCAGGAACTCGCGCTCGTCGAAGCCGACGGGACCGTCGTCGGACTACTGACGGCGACCGACGCCCTCGAGGCACTGGTCGGTGACTTCGAGGATCCACTCGTCGTGAACGACGGCTTGCTGCAGAAACGTTCGTAA
- a CDS encoding helix-turn-helix transcriptional regulator — protein MNRPGSVGLVVLLVLSSVLAVGAPASLAAGGPGDTVSTTTAEPQTGAAIAPQDSRGLLRQDTREFDNTTFEIRVHENGSATWTFRYEQRFTDDENATRTRENFEAFAEEFRANETGLYDRFTNQSRELTRAGVQETGREMEAANFRRSARIEDQFTPTGVVEMSFTWTNFADVQDDRIVVGDVFDGVPLSAEQAIIIEAGGDLTFRSIEPDDARYAGDSLAGAESVRWSGDREFIDGRPRAVFDRPDSAAIGDGNAGPLGGMAGGGLVPFLVGALLIVVAVAAAVWYRRYGPGSDDESASDDAEPTAPAEGAAAGPGSTADSVTDSESTSNEELLTDEDRVVKLIRENGGRMKQVNIVEETGWSKSKVSMLLSDMEEEGTISKLRVGRENIISLEGFEPEATKSPFEE, from the coding sequence ATGAATCGGCCGGGCTCCGTCGGACTCGTCGTCCTTCTCGTTCTCTCGTCCGTCCTCGCCGTCGGCGCACCGGCATCGCTTGCGGCCGGCGGGCCGGGCGATACCGTCTCGACGACGACGGCCGAGCCACAGACTGGGGCCGCGATCGCTCCCCAGGACTCGCGGGGGCTGCTCAGACAGGACACGCGGGAGTTCGACAATACGACGTTCGAGATCCGCGTCCACGAGAACGGCAGCGCGACCTGGACGTTCCGTTACGAACAGCGGTTTACCGACGACGAGAACGCGACTCGAACCCGGGAGAACTTCGAGGCCTTCGCCGAGGAGTTCCGGGCGAACGAAACGGGCCTCTACGACCGGTTTACCAACCAGTCACGCGAACTGACTCGAGCCGGCGTGCAAGAGACCGGCCGGGAGATGGAAGCGGCGAACTTCCGGCGATCGGCACGGATCGAAGACCAGTTCACGCCGACCGGGGTCGTCGAGATGTCGTTCACGTGGACGAACTTCGCCGACGTTCAGGACGACCGGATCGTCGTCGGTGACGTCTTCGATGGGGTGCCACTCTCCGCAGAGCAGGCGATCATCATCGAAGCCGGCGGCGATCTGACCTTCCGGTCGATCGAACCCGACGACGCCCGGTACGCCGGCGATTCGCTCGCGGGCGCGGAGTCGGTTCGCTGGAGCGGCGACCGAGAGTTCATCGACGGTCGGCCGCGGGCCGTGTTCGACCGCCCCGATTCGGCCGCCATCGGCGACGGCAACGCGGGGCCGCTCGGGGGAATGGCCGGCGGGGGCCTCGTTCCGTTCCTCGTCGGTGCCCTCCTGATCGTCGTCGCCGTCGCGGCCGCCGTCTGGTATCGACGATACGGCCCCGGCAGCGACGACGAATCGGCGTCCGACGACGCCGAACCGACGGCTCCCGCTGAGGGTGCGGCCGCCGGTCCCGGTTCGACCGCCGATTCAGTCACCGACTCCGAGTCGACCTCCAACGAGGAGTTGCTGACCGACGAGGACCGCGTCGTCAAACTCATCCGCGAGAACGGCGGCCGGATGAAGCAGGTCAACATCGTCGAGGAAACCGGCTGGTCGAAGTCCAAAGTGAGTATGCTACTCTCTGACATGGAAGAGGAAGGCACGATCAGCAAACTCCGCGTCGGCCGCGAGAACATCATCAGCCTCGAGGGGTTCGAGCCCGAGGCGACCAAGTCCCCCTTCGAAGAGTAG
- a CDS encoding MBL fold metallo-hydrolase translates to MIANLAQGVRAFTSNVFLVDGDRPVVVDTGANFDAVAAARDHVDDLEAVILTHTHRDHVGNLAAVRDAFGVDAWGFDTAIDGVDHAIDDEETVQLGDHDYVALHTPGHKNDHLCFYSEPAGVLFAGDLIFQNGSFGRTDLEEGDRAALIESIDRVRERIDPDLEEMHTGHGPSVTTDPYDHVELSARMARQS, encoded by the coding sequence ATGATTGCCAATCTCGCGCAGGGCGTCCGAGCGTTTACCAGCAACGTCTTCCTCGTCGACGGCGACCGACCCGTCGTCGTCGATACCGGTGCGAACTTCGACGCCGTCGCTGCTGCCCGCGACCACGTCGACGATCTCGAGGCGGTAATTCTCACCCACACCCACCGTGACCACGTCGGCAACCTCGCGGCGGTCAGAGACGCCTTCGGCGTCGACGCCTGGGGTTTTGACACCGCGATCGACGGCGTCGATCACGCCATCGACGACGAGGAAACGGTTCAGTTGGGCGACCACGACTACGTCGCGCTGCATACGCCCGGCCACAAGAACGACCACCTCTGTTTCTACTCGGAGCCGGCCGGCGTCCTCTTCGCCGGCGACCTGATCTTCCAGAACGGGAGCTTCGGCCGCACCGACCTCGAGGAAGGCGACCGCGCGGCGTTGATCGAGAGCATCGACCGGGTCCGCGAGCGGATCGACCCCGACCTCGAGGAGATGCATACGGGCCACGGGCCGAGCGTGACGACGGATCCGTACGATCACGTCGAGCTCTCGGCGCGGATGGCCCGCCAGTCCTGA
- a CDS encoding ATPase, which translates to MILLVVGADRVDAGKTTFSAGLLERTGAVGYKPRAGNDFWFDHDDCRRALSDGRLYGKDAARLSAADGRERPPERLNPVHRLWRPAPDGGTGLLGRSNREFVVDRIGREADDPLFVRNATADVPDRVAEALPLSDAVPVETVAEFNALAEREYVPAFERLAAEIEATEVAVVESYSDIALPLDSLEPASIAAVAAVEPGRVRLYSGDRYCRACEVASSSPRDGAVEKRVPDALEYLDPLERVRLPALGADERKDPARIAGAYADAYDALLDAAGRA; encoded by the coding sequence ATGATCTTGCTCGTGGTCGGTGCCGACCGCGTCGATGCCGGCAAGACCACGTTCTCGGCCGGCCTGCTCGAGCGGACCGGCGCGGTCGGCTACAAGCCCCGCGCCGGCAACGACTTCTGGTTCGACCACGACGACTGTCGTCGAGCCCTTTCCGACGGGCGGCTGTACGGCAAAGACGCCGCGCGGCTCTCGGCGGCCGACGGCCGCGAGCGGCCGCCCGAGCGGCTCAACCCCGTCCACCGGCTGTGGCGGCCCGCTCCCGACGGCGGGACGGGACTGCTCGGCCGCTCGAACCGGGAGTTCGTGGTCGATCGGATCGGTCGCGAGGCCGACGACCCCCTGTTCGTTCGCAACGCCACCGCCGATGTTCCCGATCGGGTCGCCGAGGCGCTCCCGCTTTCCGACGCCGTCCCCGTCGAGACCGTTGCCGAGTTCAACGCCCTCGCCGAGCGGGAGTACGTCCCCGCCTTCGAGCGACTTGCCGCCGAGATCGAGGCCACGGAGGTCGCCGTCGTCGAGTCTTACAGCGACATCGCGCTCCCGCTCGACTCCCTCGAGCCGGCGTCGATCGCGGCCGTCGCGGCCGTCGAACCCGGTCGCGTCCGGCTCTATTCGGGAGACCGCTACTGCCGGGCCTGCGAGGTCGCCAGCTCCAGCCCGCGAGACGGTGCCGTCGAGAAACGCGTCCCCGACGCCCTCGAGTATCTCGATCCACTCGAGCGGGTTCGACTGCCGGCGCTCGGGGCCGACGAACGGAAAGACCCCGCACGGATCGCCGGCGCGTACGCGGACGCGTACGACGCGCTGCTGGACGCCGCCGGCCGGGCGTAG
- a CDS encoding DUF5827 family protein, giving the protein MPVPKSEFESLPPCDFYTPAELLEEDRMYTVYEIARMLQGLEPDADIDRETEDILLDWAIPWVMTNAEDLVVAEPRDEDEPGYYGLRE; this is encoded by the coding sequence ATGCCCGTACCCAAATCGGAGTTCGAGAGTCTCCCGCCGTGTGACTTCTACACCCCCGCGGAACTGCTCGAGGAGGACCGGATGTACACCGTCTACGAGATCGCCCGCATGCTTCAGGGCCTCGAGCCGGACGCCGACATCGACCGCGAGACGGAGGACATCCTGCTCGACTGGGCGATTCCGTGGGTGATGACCAACGCCGAGGACCTCGTGGTCGCCGAACCCCGCGACGAGGACGAACCCGGCTACTACGGCCTGCGGGAATGA